In Streptacidiphilus sp. P02-A3a, the DNA window GGGGAGGAGGGACTGGAGGGTGTCGGTGCGGGCGGGGAAGTGCAGGTCGCACGCCGCCGCCACGGCCTCCGCGTCGGCGCGCTGCTCGGTCAGTTCGGCGATCAGCTTGCCGTGGCCGCGCTGCTCGATGCCGTCGCGCAGCGCGCGGAGGGTGGGCAGCCGGTACAGCGTGCCCTCGTCCGCGGCCAGCTGGTCGACCAGGTCGGACAGCTCGTCGAAGGGCATCGTGGCCAGGTCGTACTCCGGCAGCAGCCGGTCCAGCTCGCGCAGCCCGGTCTGGGCGGCCTCGATCGCCTGGACCGCGCCGTCGAGGAGTGCCTCGTCCGCCGGGAGCGCCGGGCGGGCGTCGGTGGGGGAGAGCGCCGCCCACTCCTTCCGGTCCAGTGCCGCCGCGCTCAGCGCCGCGTGCAGGGCGGCCCGCCGGGTACCGGGGACGACCGCGAACGCGCGGACGTCCCGGCGCAGGGCGCGGCGCTGTCCCCAGGACAGCTTCACCCCGTGCTCCTTGCGCCACCGGCTGTCGGCCGTGGCCGCGGTGAACGACTCCAGCGTGTCCGAGGCGTAGACCGCCGGGCTGAGGGTCGCCAGCGTCGTCCGGACCCGGTGCAGCAGGGTGACCGCCTCGTTCAGCGCCGCAGCCGTCTTGAGCTCGCCCAGCGTCGTCTCCGCGAGCAGCCGGGCCGCCGTCTCCCGGGTGGCGGGCAGGTCGCGTCCGCGCAGCTCGGCGAGGACGGTCGAGGCCGCCCGGGCCTCCTCGGGGTTGGTGATGGTGTCGGCTGCCGCGTACCAGGCGTGGGTCTTGGCGGTCAGCGTGAAGCCGCCGAGGTCGGCGTAGCTGAGCAGGTCCTCGCGGACGCTTGACTGAATGTCGCCGGTCGGTTCGGTCGCTTGGGCCGTGGTCGTCTCATCGGTGGACGGTTGGAGCGCGGTCATAGTGTGGTCCGATTCGTGGCAGGGAGGACTGCTGCGCCGGGCTGGATGAAGCGCGGCAGGCGGGCTGCCGCCGGACGACTCCATTCGGGTGAGGCCGTTCGACGCGGCTTTCCGTAGGGCGCGAACGCTCACGATACGGGTGCGGCGCGGTGCGGTGCACGCTCCCACGGCGCGGTTGCTCCTCCTGCGCCGAAGCCGCGCGGCCATCCGTGCGGGCCTGCGGCTCTGCGGTGTGCACGCACCGTCCATGAGCGACTCTTCAATGTGACTGAGCTGTCATAGACATGAAATTTAATCAGACCAACATGCCATCGCAGTGGGCCTCCAGAGGCGCTGGATCGCGTCCGGCGGCGCGGTGCGCGGCTGGTGGCCGAAAAGCATCGGTCGGTCGCCTCGTGCCGGTGTGCCCGCCGCCGTCGGCGGACGGTCGGCGAAAGAATGTATGACGGATCGTCAGCATGAACTCCGGGCATCGTCGGCCTCGGGAACTGCCGTGTGGCAGTGGCCCAGATTCACTCGGACGGGTGGCGCGCCAGGCCAGTCCTGCCACAAGCGCCGCATCGGGCGTAGTCAGGGCACTACCGTCCGTACCGAAGTACCGCCAGGGCGTCGGGGATCCGAGTCCGGTCCACATGGCAGCCCGGCGGGGTGGGGTGGCGGGCGGTGGACTCCTCGGTGGCCCGCGTCCGGACTGCGGGAGGATGCGGCATGGCGGGCGTCTGGGAGAGCGGCGGAGGCTCGGCTCGGGCCAGGGAGCGGTTCCTGGCCAGTGCGGTCGGCGCGGCGGGTGCGGCCGGGCTGGCCGGTGGCTACGGCCGGGACGACGGCGACGGTTGGCCGGGCGGCGGTGGCAGGCTGCCGCCGGTGCGAAGGTCGATCCTCGACTCGTGGCAGCGCTGCCTGCGGGTCGGGCTGCTGCCGCAGCGCACCGAGCTGCCCTATCAGCCCGAACTGGACCCGCAGGAGCAGCTGGTGCGGGCGTCCGCACCGGTGCTGGAGCGGCTGCAACAGAACATCTCCGGGAGCAGGGTGAGCGTGCTGCTGGCCGACGCCGCCGCGCGGATCCTGGTCTGCCGTCCCGGCACGCCCGGAATGCGGCAGCACCTGGACTCGGTCCAGGTCGCGCCGGGCTTCAGCTATGCCGAGGAGGACGCCGGTACCAACGGCATCGGTACCTCGCTCGCCGAGCGGCGTCTCTGCACCGTGTCCAGCAGCGAGCACTTCACCGACCGGCTTCAGTCCTTCGCCTGCGCCGGGGCGCCGGTGCGGGATCCGCTGAGCGGCAGCATCCTGGGCATCCTCGACCTCACCTGCTGGCACGCCGACGCGCATCCGATGATGTCCGCGCTGCTCCGTGCCGCCGTGGCCGACATCGAGCGGCAGCTCTTCGAGCAGTACAGCGAACGGGAGCGGCGGCTGTTGCGCTCCTTCTTCGCGTCGGTCGGACGGCCGTACCGGACGATGGCGGCCGGGGACGGCGACCGGCCGGGGGCTGCGGAGTTGGGGCGGAGCGACCGGCTCGCGCTCGACGACGCGGCGGCCGAACTCGTCGGCGCCGCCCGCAGTGCGATCGTCGAGGTCCCGCTCTCCAACGGCCTCAGCGCGACCCTGCTCTGTCGGACCGTCAGTGAAGCGGAGGGCGGTTCCGGGGTCAGCGTGCAGGCCCGACTCCCGCACGGGCAGCGGCTTCCGGTGCGGCCGGAGGAGCGGCAGCCGGGCGACGGCGGCGCCGGGGACCAGCCGTACCTGCTGCTGGTCGGCGAACCCGGCGTGGGTCGGCTGGCGTTGGCGGCGCGGCAGCGGCTGGCGCTGATCTGCGACTCCGGCGGGAGGATCGGCACGACCCTGGAAGTCCGGCGTACCGCGGAGGAGTTGACCGAGGTGTCGGTGCCGGGGTTCGCCCATGAGGCGACGGTCGACCTGTGGGACTGGGTGCTCGACGGCCAGGAGGAGCCGACCGGCGGCGGTCCGCGCCGGATGCGCCGGACGGCGCTGCGCACAGTCCGCGCCAACGGCCCGGCACAGTCCGTGGGTTCGCTGGTCCACCACCCGGAGGCGG includes these proteins:
- a CDS encoding SpoIIE family protein phosphatase; this encodes MAGVWESGGGSARARERFLASAVGAAGAAGLAGGYGRDDGDGWPGGGGRLPPVRRSILDSWQRCLRVGLLPQRTELPYQPELDPQEQLVRASAPVLERLQQNISGSRVSVLLADAAARILVCRPGTPGMRQHLDSVQVAPGFSYAEEDAGTNGIGTSLAERRLCTVSSSEHFTDRLQSFACAGAPVRDPLSGSILGILDLTCWHADAHPMMSALLRAAVADIERQLFEQYSERERRLLRSFFASVGRPYRTMAAGDGDRPGAAELGRSDRLALDDAAAELVGAARSAIVEVPLSNGLSATLLCRTVSEAEGGSGVSVQARLPHGQRLPVRPEERQPGDGGAGDQPYLLLVGEPGVGRLALAARQRLALICDSGGRIGTTLEVRRTAEELTEVSVPGFAHEATVDLWDWVLDGQEEPTGGGPRRMRRTALRTVRANGPAQSVGSLVHHPEAELAPTGPDGGRPVPRLDPTATTITVPIVARGTVLGVAAFHRDLDAPRFDDDDLSLARELVNRAAICLDNACRYTREHQLALTLQRSLLPRALPAQRAVEAAHRYLPAQGGVGGDWYDVIPLSGGRVALVVGDVVGHGLHAAATMGLLRTAVRNFSALDLPADELLGHLDALVDSLDQEESVAGNGIGVVGATCLYVVYDPVSQHCTMASAGHLPPGVVSPDGTAVLPEVPVGPPLGMGRSPFEAIDCELPEGTLLVLYTDGLVEDRRHDIDAGLARLRAALSGPVRSPERTCASLIAELLPDRPSDDVALLVARTRVTDAMHVASWDVPIDPAAVAAVRAAAGRQLAAWGLSEAAFTTELIVSELVTNAIRHAEGPVQLRLLRDSVLICEVADASSTSPRLRRARTTDEGGRGLFLVAQLAQRWGTRYTPSGGKVIWAEQPLTPRY